The Medicago truncatula cultivar Jemalong A17 chromosome 4, MtrunA17r5.0-ANR, whole genome shotgun sequence genome includes a region encoding these proteins:
- the LOC11437671 gene encoding kinesin-like protein KIN-7E has protein sequence MGAIAGEELSKWEKMNGVSGCEEKILVLLRLRPLNEKEISANESADWECINDTTILYRNTLREGSTFPSAYTFDRVFRGDCETRQVYEEGAREIALSVVGGINSSIFAYGQTSSGKTYTMVGITEFAVADIFDYAKRHEERAFALKFSAIEIYNEIVRDLLSTDNTPLRLRDDPERGPVLEKLTEETLQDWGHFQELLSFCEAQRQVGETYLNEKSSRSHQIIRLTIESSAREFLGKGNSTTLSASVNFVDLAGSERASQVSSAGVRLKEGCHINRSLLTLSTVIRKLSKGRQGHINYRDSKLTRILQPCLGGNARTAIICTLSPARSHVEQTRNTLLFACCAKEVTTKAQVNVVMSDKALVKQLQKELARLEGELKTPATSNTDYVALLRKKDQQIEKMDKEIRELTKQRDLAESRIEDLLRMVGKEQISKKEGEDLWEEDCSVSESSSICGPNISIREFNNPHYSGGDSGSNQDEEDLDEYCKEVQCVELEESSRDNSELLDPSLNDNGDLALTVSGGENGTSHEMSTHLNEDHHDEQSLHAMSGNMSNYKNLKLTRSRSCSEHHMTASPETGEMERTPFNGVEKGFPGRPDGLWRKFNPLNLDGSTRFSRNDSQSSIGSPSVDDLRGNSLRSSGDEDITSIHTFVAGMKEMVKLEYEKQLVDAQGQETDRKLRNVKDVGVDPMQEAPGTPLDWSLQFKRQQKEIIELWQSCYVPLTHRTYFFLLFRGEQTDSIYMEVELRRLCFLKETFFDENQSEKDSQTITLTSSVRALRREKEMLMKLMRKRLSEEERKRLFNEWGIGLNSKRRRMQLADRLWCNTDMNHVMQSAAIVARLVRFSEQGRALKEMFGLSFTPQLTRRSYSWKSSRASLP, from the exons ATGGGAGCTATTGCTGGAGAAGAGTTGTCGAAATGGGAGAAGATGAATGGAGTTAGTGGTTGTGAAGAGAAGATTCTTGTGTTACTTAGGCTTAGGCCTTTGAATGAGAAGGAAATTTCTGCTAATGAATCTGCAGATTGGGAATGTATTAATGATACTACGATTTTGTACCGGAATACATTGCGTGAAGGTTCTACGTTTCCAAGTGCCTACACATTTG ACAGAGTATTTCGGGGTGACTGTGAAACAAGGCAGGTATATGAGGAAGGAGCTAGGGAAATCGCTCTTTCAGTAGTCGGTGGAATTAACT CGAGTATTTTTGCATATGGGCAAACAAGCAGTGGAAAGACATATACTATGGTTGGAATAACTGAATTTGCTGTAGCAGATATTTTTGACTATGCTAAAAGG CATGAAGAAAGAGCATTTGCATTGAAGTTCTCAGCAATTGAGATTTACAATGAAATTGTTAGAGATCTTCTCAGCACTGACAACACTCCACTTAGGCTGCGTGATGATCCTGAG AGAGGACCCGTTCTAGAGAAACTTACGGAGGAGACTCTACAGGATTGGGGGCATTTTCAAGAGCTCCTATCCTTTTGTGAAG CTCAGAGACAAGTAGGAGAGACATACCTGAATGAAAAGAGTTCAAGATCTCACCAAATTATCAGATTG ACCATTGAAAGTTCTGCCAGGGAATTTCTGGGCAAAGGAAACTCAACCACCCTATCAGCTAGTGTA aattttgttgatttggcAGGGAGCGAGCGTGCATCTCAAGTATCATCAGCTGGGGTGAGATTGAAAGAAGGTTGCCATATAAACCGGAGTTTACTTACTCTTTCGACCGTCATTCGTAAGCTGAG TAAGGGAAGACAAGGACACATCAATTACAGAGATTCTAAGTTGACACGCATACTGCAGCCTTGCTTAGGTGGCAATGCTAGAACAGCTATCATTTGCACTTTGAGCCCTGCACGGAGTCATGTTGAACAAACTAGAAACACGCTTCTTTTTGCTTGTTGTGCAAAAGAAGTTACCACTAAAGCACAGGTTAATGTAGTGATGTCTGATAAGGCCTTGGTCAAGCAATTGCAAAAAGAGTTGGCCAGGTTGGAAGGCGAGTTAAAAACTCCTGCTACCTCCAACACTGATTATGTAGCTTTGTTGAGAAAGAAAGATCAACAGATAGAAAAG ATGGATAAGGAGATTAGGGAGCTAACTAAGCAACGTGATCTTGCTGAATCAAGGATTGAGGATTTGCTGCGCATGGTGGGAAAGGAGCAAATATCTAAAAAA GAAGGAGAAGATTTATGGGAAGAGGACTGTTCAGTATCAGAGTCATCAAGCATTTGTGGTCCCAACATAAGCATTAGAGAGTTCAACAATCCTCACTATAGTGGTGGAGACAGTGGAAGTAATCAAGATG AAGAAGACCTTGATGAATACTGCAAAGAAGTTCAATGCGTCGAGTTGGAAGAGTCAAGTAGAGACAACTCAGAATTACTTGATCCGTCCTTAAATGACAACGGGGATTTGGCTTTGACAGTATCTGGAGGGGAAAATGGAACAAGCCATGAAATGTCTACACATTTGAATGAAGACCACCATGATGAACAATCTCTACATGCCATGTCAGGAAACATGtcaaattataaaaatctcaaattaacTAGAAGCCGGAGTTGTTCGGAGCATCACATGACTGCTTCCCCTGAGACAGGAGAAATGGAGAGGACACCATTCAATGGGGTTGAAAAAGGATTCCCTGGAAGACCAGATGGTTTATGGAGAAAGTTCAATCCATTAAATTTAGATGGTTCAACAAGATTTTCAAGGAATGATTCTCAGTCTTCTATTGGAAGTCCGTCAGTGGATGACCTTAGAGGCAACAGCTTGAGATCATCTGGTGATGAGGACATTACTAGCATCCATACTTTTGTTGCTGGGATGAAAGAAATGGTCAAACTTGAATATGAAAAGCAGCTTGTTGATGCTCAG GGTCAGGAGACGGATAGAAAACTGAGGAATGTGAAAGATGTAGGTGTTGATCCAATGCAGGAGGCACCGGGAACTCCTTTAGACTGGTCTCTGCAGTTCAAGAGGCAGCAAAAAGAGATAATTGAACTGTGGCAATCTTGCTATGTACCATTAACCCACAGGACctacttctttcttttatttaggGGTGAACAAACAGATTCCATTTACATGGAGGTAGAGCTTAGAAGACTATGCTTCctaaaagaaacattttttgaTGAAAACCAGTCTGAGAAAGACAGCCAGACAATCACATTAACTTCAAG TGTGAGAGCTCTTCGGCGGGAGAAAGAAATGCTTATGAAGCTTATGCGGAAGAGGCTTTCTGAGGAAGAGAGGAAAAGGCTATTTAACGAATGGGGAATTGGATTGAATTCAAAACGCAGGAGAATGCAGCTAGCAGACCGGTTATGGTGCAACACTGATATGAATCACGTAATGCAGAGTGCTGCAATAGTTGCGAGGTTAGTGAGGTTTTCAGAGCAGGGACGAGCCCTCAAGGAGATGTTTGGACTTAGCTTCACACCTCAGCTCACACGGCGAAGCTATTCATGGAAAAGTTCAAGAGCATCTCTTCCTTAg